One region of Oncorhynchus mykiss isolate Arlee chromosome 8, USDA_OmykA_1.1, whole genome shotgun sequence genomic DNA includes:
- the LOC110530899 gene encoding E3 ubiquitin-protein ligase RING2 isoform X2 translates to MTQTVQTNGVQPLSKTWELSLYELQRTPQEAITDGLEIAVSPRSLHSELMCPICLDMLKNTMTTKECLHRFCADCIITALRSGNKECPTCRKKLVSKRSLRPDPNFDALISKIYPSRDEYEAHQERVLARISKHNNQQALSHSIEEGLKIQAMNRLQRGKKHQLENGSGLEDNGDSSHCSNASVHSNQEAGPSIKRTKTSDDSGLDMDNATENGGGGDVAMDGASEIELVFCPHPTLMDKEDTVQTSVEFVPRYIKTSGNATVDHLSKYLAVRLALEELRKNGEASPVNVDAASEKQYTIYIPTANGQFTVLNGSFSLELVSEKYWKVNKPMELYFAPTKEHK, encoded by the exons gAGGCCATCACAGATGGGCTGGAGATAGCGGTGTCTCCCAGGAGCCTCCACAGTGAGCTGATGTGTCCCATCTGTCTGGACATGCTGAAGAACACCATGACAACCAAGGAATGTCTGCACCGCTTCTGTGCCGACTGCATCATCACCGCCCTCCGATCAGG CAACAAGGAATGCCCTACGTGCAGGAAGAAGCTGGTGTCTAAGCGGTCCCTGCGGCCGGACCCTAACTTTGATGCCCTCATCAGTAAGATCTACCCCAGCAGAGATGAGTACGAGGCCCACCAGGAGAGGGTTCTGGCCCGCATCTCCaaacacaacaaccagcaggcCCTGTCCCACAGCATCGAGGAGGGCCTCAAGATACAGGCCATGAACAG GCTGCAGCGAGGGAAGAAGCACCAGCTGGAGAACGGGAGTGGGCTGGAGGACAACGGTGACTCCTCCCACTGCAGCAACGCCTCCGTCCACTCTAACCAG GAGGCGGGGCCGAGCATCAAGCGCACCAAGACGTCAGATGACTCTGGTCTGGACATGGACAACGCTACAGAGAACGGAGGGGGAGGGGACGTGGCCATGGACGGAGCCAGCGAGATAGAACTGGTGTTCTGTCCTCATCCTACGCTCATGGACAAGGAGGACACCGTGCAGACCAG TGTTGAGTTTGTTCCCAGGTACATCAAGACGTCGGGTAACGCCACAGTGGACCACCTGTCTAAGTACCTGGCTGTGCGTCTGGCTCTGGAGGAACTGAGGAAGAACGGAGAGGCCAGCCCTGTCAATGTAGACGCTGCCTCAGAGAAACAATACACCATTTATATCCCTACAGCCAACGGCCAGTTCACG GTGCTGAACGGGTCTTTCTCTCTGGAGCTTGTCAGTGAGAAGTACTGGAAGGTGAACAAACCCATGGAGCTGTACTTCGCCCCCACCAAGGAGCACAAGTAG
- the LOC110530899 gene encoding E3 ubiquitin-protein ligase RING2 isoform X1, producing the protein MTQTVQTNGVQPLSKTWELSLYELQRTPQEAITDGLEIAVSPRSLHSELMCPICLDMLKNTMTTKECLHRFCADCIITALRSGNKECPTCRKKLVSKRSLRPDPNFDALISKIYPSRDEYEAHQERVLARISKHNNQQALSHSIEEGLKIQAMNRLQRGKKHQLENGSGLEDNGDSSHCSNASVHSNQQEAGPSIKRTKTSDDSGLDMDNATENGGGGDVAMDGASEIELVFCPHPTLMDKEDTVQTSVEFVPRYIKTSGNATVDHLSKYLAVRLALEELRKNGEASPVNVDAASEKQYTIYIPTANGQFTVLNGSFSLELVSEKYWKVNKPMELYFAPTKEHK; encoded by the exons gAGGCCATCACAGATGGGCTGGAGATAGCGGTGTCTCCCAGGAGCCTCCACAGTGAGCTGATGTGTCCCATCTGTCTGGACATGCTGAAGAACACCATGACAACCAAGGAATGTCTGCACCGCTTCTGTGCCGACTGCATCATCACCGCCCTCCGATCAGG CAACAAGGAATGCCCTACGTGCAGGAAGAAGCTGGTGTCTAAGCGGTCCCTGCGGCCGGACCCTAACTTTGATGCCCTCATCAGTAAGATCTACCCCAGCAGAGATGAGTACGAGGCCCACCAGGAGAGGGTTCTGGCCCGCATCTCCaaacacaacaaccagcaggcCCTGTCCCACAGCATCGAGGAGGGCCTCAAGATACAGGCCATGAACAG GCTGCAGCGAGGGAAGAAGCACCAGCTGGAGAACGGGAGTGGGCTGGAGGACAACGGTGACTCCTCCCACTGCAGCAACGCCTCCGTCCACTCTAACCAG CAGGAGGCGGGGCCGAGCATCAAGCGCACCAAGACGTCAGATGACTCTGGTCTGGACATGGACAACGCTACAGAGAACGGAGGGGGAGGGGACGTGGCCATGGACGGAGCCAGCGAGATAGAACTGGTGTTCTGTCCTCATCCTACGCTCATGGACAAGGAGGACACCGTGCAGACCAG TGTTGAGTTTGTTCCCAGGTACATCAAGACGTCGGGTAACGCCACAGTGGACCACCTGTCTAAGTACCTGGCTGTGCGTCTGGCTCTGGAGGAACTGAGGAAGAACGGAGAGGCCAGCCCTGTCAATGTAGACGCTGCCTCAGAGAAACAATACACCATTTATATCCCTACAGCCAACGGCCAGTTCACG GTGCTGAACGGGTCTTTCTCTCTGGAGCTTGTCAGTGAGAAGTACTGGAAGGTGAACAAACCCATGGAGCTGTACTTCGCCCCCACCAAGGAGCACAAGTAG